TTCCAACCTTGACTTTTCgtcttttttgttgactttttatttgtcatattttttttttttttggaaatttaTTAGTTTCCTATATTTTTTACAGGAAATAATGGCGGAAGGAGATAATGTGAGGACAATAGTCAAGTTCTTGTCTCATGAACAATCTAAAGAGAGACAAGAAGCTGTCTCATTGCTTTACGAGCTTTCAAAGTTGGAGACTTTGTGTGAAAAAATCGGGTCTGTTAATGGTGCAATCTTGATATTAGTTGGAATGGCAAGTAGTAAATCTGAAAATTTAACGGCGGTTGAAAAAGCAGATAAAACTCTGGAAAATTTGGAGAAGAATGAGAACAATGTTAAGCAAATGGCTGTAAATGGAAGATTGCAACCTCTTTTGACACTTCTTCTTGAAGGTACCACTTTATTAAAATTCTATTTCTTAAttgataattaaaatatatatgagtATCAAATTATGTAACTTGTTCAAGCTACACTTAAAGATACCAAGTTAGGTAAGCTTATTCAAGCTAGATTGACAACATAACAGCAAACTAATTCTCGCATTTTAACAATATACCTTCTACATTGTTCTTGTTCAAATAAACTAGATCCTCCTTAACCAAAATAGTTTTCATTGATTCTGTTTAACACGTTAATATTAAGTCACATATAAATTTCAAGCAAAGACTTTTTACATGTCGGGTCAAACCTATCTTGATATATGTGCAACTTTTCTGACCCACTCATTTTGTCACCTCCGCTAAGTTTGGTAGCTCATGTGACATTGTTTTGGGTACGTTGGCGAGATGCCTTGCATTTCGCTCTAGAAATTATCTTTTGACATGTTTCCTATTAATTTTTAAAGCTTAAAGATTAGTCAAACTCCAAAGCATATAATTTAGTTATAATCATTataacattatattattattacaggcTCTCCAGAAGTTAAACTATCCATGGCTTCATACCTTGGCGAACTGGCTTTAAGCTACGATGTAAAGATCTACGTGGCTCAAACCGTGGGCTCATCCTTAATCAACCTAATGAAAAGTGGTAATTTACAGTCTCGAGAAGCCGCCCTAAAAGCCCTAAATCAGGTCTCATCGTGCGACACAAGTGCCAAAATATTAGTACATGAAGGTATACTTTCGCCTCTGTTCAAAGACCTTTTTGCGGGCCCCAATCAGCTTCCTATGAGACTCAAAGAAATATCCGCTACGATACTCGCAAACGTAGTGACATCCGATTGTGACTTCGACACAATCCCCGTGGGTCCCAACCATCAAACACTCGTGTCGGAAGACACTATACATAATCTACTCCATCTGATCAGCAACACGGGCCCCGCAATTGAAGGGAAATTGTTACAAGTTCTTGTTGGACTCACAAGCTCACCCGTTACGTTAATTAGTGTTGTTTCGGCTATTAAAAGCTCGGGTGCTATTAATAGTTTGGTTCAATTTATTGAAGCTCCACAACAAGATCTTCGTTTAGCTTCAATAAAGCTTTTACAAAATCTTTCTCCAAACATGGGGCAAGAACTAGCGAGTTCGTTACGTGGGACCGCGGGTCAACTCAGTGGGTTGGTCAAAATAATTGCGGAAAACATTGCGAGCACCGAAGAACAAGCGGCAGCGGTTGGGTTACTTGCCGATCTTCCGAAACGAGACATGGGCCTCACTCGACAAATGCTAGATGAAGGTGCATTTGAATTGGTGATTTCAAGAATTCGAAGGATTCGACAGGGTGAGCCAAGAAGAAGCCGTTTTGTAACTCCGTATCTAGACGGGCTCGTTCGTGTACTCTCGAGAATCACATATGTGTTAGCCGACGAGCCCATAGCGGTTTCTTTGTGCCGTGATTACGATCTAACGGGCCTATTCGTTGAACTCTTACAAGCGAACGGGCTTGATAATGTTCAAATGGTTTCGGCTTTTGCTTTAGAAAATTTATCTCAAGAATCCAAGAACATGACGAAGCTTCCCGAAATCCCGAAACCGGGCTTTTGCAGGTCAATATTTCCTTGTTTCGGGAACCAACCTGTGATGAGCGGGTTGTGTCGGGTTCACCGTGGTGCGTGTTCAAGAAAGGATACATTTTGTTTATTAGACGGGCCCGCTTTACGACGGCTCGTAGCTCTTTTGGATCACACGAATGAAAAGGTAGTCGAAGCATCATTAGCTGCGTTATCAACTATGTTAGATGACGACGTTAATATAGACGAAGGGGTGACTATTTTATGTGAGGTGGAAGGAATTAAACCGATTCTTGATGTTTTAGTGGCGAAACAAAGTGAGAATTTGAGGGGACGGGCGGTTTGGGTGGTAGAAAGACTTTTAAGGACGGAAGATATTGCGTATCAAGTTGCAAGTGATCCTAATGTTAGTACAGCTCTTGTGGATGCGTTTCAGCATGGCGATTACAGGACACGTCAGATTGCAGAACACGCTCTGAGACACGTTGACAAGATTCCAAACTTTTCGGGGATCTATCCCAACGCTTGAATCGCACATCGAGGTAAATATTGTACTGTTAAACGACCATAGTTTTGAATCATCTTGTTTTCGTCAGTTATAACCGATTGGTGTGAAGAGATGTTCACATTAATCGTGCATTGTTGTAGCTTCTTTTTACATTCATAGTGTATAGAGAGAACAAATGCGGTGTGTTCTTATTACATTTGTATAATTGATTTTGTTTTGCTTGTTTGAGGACTTGGTAGAGAGTTGTGCAGTTTTACTACCTTTTTCTTTTGTTGTATTTGAATTACTTCGCATTATTATTTACTAcctttttcttttgctatattaatttGGTGTTTTTAGATGATAACTTGCTTGCAGACAAGCAAGGATCTAAGTGTGAGGATTTTGATATTTTCTGTATTATACACATTTTGAGTAACAATATCAACCTAGTTAATATATCTTTGCTTTGGAATCGAATGTAAGTGTTCATATTGAAGAATTGGTGTATAGAGCGTAAATGGTGAACATATTACAAGAATTATAAAGGCTAGTCATATTGCACGCAGTGGCGGTTTTATGTTGTCCAATGTGGTTctaactagttatcgaaccctcgcttcgcgccgggggttcggttttcaatgtattttattgcgtttagtaaaattattttgtggctaacgatgatgtcgttgaagcgcaactcgagtcgaactaaaaggtataacccgtgagagatttaaatgttattttaaattaacaatatatgtgcatctccgcgtttcgctatggaattgtcgacttttaaaaatttaacgcaaaatcaacgtgtatgaaaaaaaccccaaatatttagcgttttttaaaaagcgtccgttttgcgtatagctaataacattgtgttcctaaaattatttcgagtttaacgatggtgtcggaaaaatttaactcgttgcgagcgagaaggtaTGTCccattgaatatttgggtggagtttatttaagattttttatgaaaatggttaattgacactttaccccctgtttggggggtcgatttgaatttttcaaaaaagtgtgggggcgttgttggtaaaatgaaatttagttaaaattaaaaaaaagttGAAAAGTCAAAAATGCTCCTGGTTACTATTCATACCTTTTGTCTATTAGTTcatactagttgtggagccctcgcttcgcgccgggggctccgttttgaatgcgggttaaaaaaaagttaaaaaaaagtcttgatctattttgtaaaaaagaatttttttcgacatctaacatcgaAGGGTTGTTCCTTATgagaaagttgcctcttttagcgttaacgttagttgatctattttgtaaaaaaaaatgtttttcgacatcttttggtagcattgaagggttgttcattttaatAAAGTTGCTtcatttatcgttggagacaaaaaaacataaaaaaaaatgtagcacagtagtggctTATGTGGGTTCTACTGTTTGAGCAcagtgtacaagtcggtaaagcgtggtgggtgttactATTCAGCATTTTTGGTGTTAGTGaagtgataaataataatttagagtATAGGTATAAAGtgaggggttcgatttgtattttaatgaaaattAGGGAGTTAGATTTGTGAAAAGTCAAAAacaaaatagtactattcataacaaataagacaaattttgtctattaattATATtggtaatataaattattatttaaaaaaaaaacaatttagaTTTTTTAGTATTCGTGGTATGGGACACTACTAAATACAATATAGAACTCCCTATGTTTTTAAGATggaggatgattctcacacacactttttttagATTTAGATTTATGCATTTATAGTATGGGTCATTAAGATATTCAAATTTAGTCACTTAGGGACCCATTTAAGTTACTTACTGGTCACTGGTATTCGCTTGAAAATCAAAGAATCCTAGAGGGTACAATTGTACAGTGATCTCAATGAGAATACGAGAACAAAAAGTTAgtcatgttataattcagtaggcttataactacctttagtggtttgattcttgattaagaatgctaataatgaagtgtaagagcaaagatgataatggagagaaagaaagaaacactttgtaagtgtgagaaaatggtgcaagtttaatgcttgcattcatggctatttatagcaaaaatatcacaagtttaggcaatacaataatattacttttgtgtatcaataattgactatccatttatatatatatttatatattataacactcccccttggatagcaattttgtttgttgaagatcaactgtaagttactgcctcgttaaaaaccttgctaaagaaaacccagtgggaaaaaaaactttagctaagggaaaaagagtgcagcatggagttgactcccccacaagtagacatcgcttcagttgttacatcttttgaacatgtctcataccaatgttatgaacgtgtgttctgaaaatagcagttgggagtgctttcttgaaaagatcagcagagtttttgctggattgaacatatctcatttcaatctcgttgtccttaatgagattttgagtgtatgagaagaatctaggaggtatgtgtttggttcggtcacttttgatatacccttctttcatctgtgctatgcaagctgcattatcttcatagataattgttggacttttatcgcgttctagtccacaagaatcagtaatgatttgtgtcattgatctcaaccaaaaacattcccgagtagtttcatgtaatgcaatcacttcggcatgatttgatgatgtagcaacaagtgtttgtttttgagaacgccatgatattgtagtacctccatttaggaatacatatccagtttgagatttagctttatgtggatcagataaataacctgcatcagcataaccaaccaaatcttgttttgattcgttagaataaaataaacctaaatcagtagttcctcgaaggtatcgaaatatgtgtttgatcccattccagtgtcttttggtaggagcagagccgaaccttgccaacaaattaactgcaaaagaaatgtcaggtcttgtacaatttggttggtgggagggatcgccttcttcgcgtcttcattgattaagtcgactacgaatgcatcagatgaattgggaatggctgattgattgattcattctggtgacatcgctttcggagcttaggtgaatatccatgtcggaatagctgtcggaataactatcggaataattatcgaaatctgagggactcgaactggttgtaggattcacctcgtacgatcagatgaaggattttcgataagaaatagattataggatgtagattagtatcctgcaatacataatttacatatacatatataatactaaaatctcataagttacggaggaatctacggaagctgtcaggcaaagataacaataacagatacgctaagatatgaattagcagatacgctaagatatgaattttgtctatacacttttcatgcagtcaatgcaataagatgtgtctagactaagaataataagcaggtaatttactaaggatgataagcaaatgacttccgactagaaatgataagcaaaacttatgacatgcagacacggtcgaagttcagactcactaatgcctcctaacgacttatcagttagacacactaatgcagacctggttcgctaagacctctgctctgataccaactgtgataacccgtcctaatccatccggacgaagtccatatcgattataaacgattcacaacagttaattacatcgcgaggtacttgacctctatatgatacattttacaaacattgcattcatttttaaaagacaactttcatttcatcgtaagttgacagacatgcataccatttcataatatatctaaactataaatgacttgataatattcttgatgaactcaatgattcgaatgcaacgtcttttgaaatatgtcatgaatgactccaagtaatatctctaaaatgagcaaatgcacagcggaagatttctttcgtacctgagaataaacatgctttcaagtgtcaaccaaaaggttggtgtgttcattagtttatcaaaaataatcatttcataattttaatagaccacaagatttcatattttccatttctcataaacattcgttccatgcatagagacaaaaatatcattcatatggattgaacacctggtaaccgacattcacaatatgcatataagaatatccccatcattccgggatcctccttcggacatgatataaatttc
This genomic window from Rutidosis leptorrhynchoides isolate AG116_Rl617_1_P2 chromosome 2, CSIRO_AGI_Rlap_v1, whole genome shotgun sequence contains:
- the LOC139893766 gene encoding U-box domain-containing protein 44-like, producing MAGSWDESHELGSQSDDSFHYERQYVEPIYDAFICPLTKQIMRDPVTIENGQTFEREAIEKWFNECKESNRKLVCPLTLKELKTTDMNPSIALRNTIEEWNARNEVVQLDMAHKSLNITNSETDILQALKYVQHICQKSPSNKRIIRNADLIPLIVDMLKSSSRRVRRTTLETLRVVVENDDDNKEIMAEGDNVRTIVKFLSHEQSKERQEAVSLLYELSKLETLCEKIGSVNGAILILVGMASSKSENLTAVEKADKTLENLEKNENNVKQMAVNGRLQPLLTLLLEGSPEVKLSMASYLGELALSYDVKIYVAQTVGSSLINLMKSGNLQSREAALKALNQVSSCDTSAKILVHEGILSPLFKDLFAGPNQLPMRLKEISATILANVVTSDCDFDTIPVGPNHQTLVSEDTIHNLLHLISNTGPAIEGKLLQVLVGLTSSPVTLISVVSAIKSSGAINSLVQFIEAPQQDLRLASIKLLQNLSPNMGQELASSLRGTAGQLSGLVKIIAENIASTEEQAAAVGLLADLPKRDMGLTRQMLDEGAFELVISRIRRIRQGEPRRSRFVTPYLDGLVRVLSRITYVLADEPIAVSLCRDYDLTGLFVELLQANGLDNVQMVSAFALENLSQESKNMTKLPEIPKPGFCRSIFPCFGNQPVMSGLCRVHRGACSRKDTFCLLDGPALRRLVALLDHTNEKVVEASLAALSTMLDDDVNIDEGVTILCEVEGIKPILDVLVAKQSENLRGRAVWVVERLLRTEDIAYQVASDPNVSTALVDAFQHGDYRTRQIAEHALRHVDKIPNFSGIYPNA